A region from the Leptospirillum ferriphilum ML-04 genome encodes:
- a CDS encoding ribonuclease HI family protein — translation MILYCDGASRGNPGPSSIGYLLKDEDGRVIFSEGRILPPGTNNQAEYQALIAGLQAARDRGVRNLLVRADSELMIRQMTGKYRVRNPGLLACYEQATNLSRSFDTIQFEHIPREQNAQADRLANEALDRSGKST, via the coding sequence GTGATTCTCTATTGCGATGGAGCTTCCCGGGGAAATCCCGGCCCTTCGTCCATCGGTTATCTCTTAAAGGATGAAGACGGCCGGGTTATTTTTTCGGAAGGGCGTATTCTGCCGCCCGGGACAAACAACCAGGCGGAATATCAGGCTCTGATCGCCGGGCTTCAGGCCGCCCGGGATCGGGGTGTGCGGAATCTTCTCGTACGGGCGGATTCCGAATTGATGATCCGTCAGATGACAGGAAAATATCGGGTCCGGAATCCCGGTCTTCTGGCGTGTTACGAACAGGCAACGAATCTTTCCAGATCGTTCGACACAATCCAGTTTGAGCATATCCCCCGGGAACAAAATGCCCAGGCGGATCGATTGGCGAATGAAGCGCTGGACAGATCGGGGAAAAGCACGTAG
- the hisIE gene encoding bifunctional phosphoribosyl-AMP cyclohydrolase/phosphoribosyl-ATP diphosphatase HisIE, with product MSVGDPLSGKGILSVAEENAFGKADLIPAVVQHWETGKVLMLGYMTREAYEMTQRTGKVTFFSRSRKKIWVKGETSGNGLDVMDIRWDCDQDTILVLAKPLGPTCHTGSISCFDGSGLQEKKPPFDVWSELQATVRERKTGDPDISYTASLLQSDVSVVLKKLSEESFEVSLATLVESRDRQLSEWADLFFHIAVALEKTGVSWGEVMEILRKRQGTGGLVEKKGRKKPGGKS from the coding sequence ATGAGTGTCGGGGACCCGTTGTCCGGGAAAGGAATTCTCTCCGTGGCCGAAGAGAATGCTTTTGGAAAGGCGGATTTGATACCAGCCGTTGTTCAGCACTGGGAAACGGGAAAGGTGCTGATGCTCGGATATATGACCCGTGAAGCGTACGAAATGACACAGCGCACCGGGAAAGTGACTTTCTTCAGCCGTTCCCGAAAAAAAATCTGGGTCAAGGGAGAAACTTCGGGAAACGGCCTCGATGTCATGGATATCCGATGGGATTGTGATCAGGATACGATTCTTGTGCTTGCAAAACCTCTGGGACCCACGTGCCATACGGGTTCGATCTCCTGTTTTGACGGATCCGGTTTGCAAGAAAAAAAGCCTCCTTTCGACGTCTGGTCCGAACTTCAGGCGACGGTCAGGGAGAGAAAGACGGGGGATCCGGACATATCCTATACCGCCTCCCTTCTGCAGTCCGATGTTTCGGTTGTCCTGAAAAAACTGTCGGAAGAGAGTTTTGAGGTTTCCCTGGCGACTCTTGTCGAATCGCGCGATCGGCAGCTTTCGGAATGGGCGGACCTTTTCTTTCACATTGCCGTTGCCCTGGAAAAGACAGGGGTGTCCTGGGGGGAAGTGATGGAAATCTTGCGAAAGCGTCAGGGAACGGGGGGACTTGTGGAAAAAAAAGGACGGAAAAAGCCGGGGGGAAAATCGTGA
- the dnaG gene encoding DNA primase — protein sequence MESVDYREWREKVRQASDIVRIVGDRIPLKKRGKDYVGLCPFHEEKTPSFHVDSSKQLFYCFGCQAGGDVFRFIEKFERKTFGESVRFLGDQAGIPLPSGNGQDRRKACFQIFRETESIYRKSLSSSGAEQARKYLHETRRLKPVTMERFGLGWSMPGSLLKSMAPSRKKEAEEYGLLKQGPGGSREFFRNRIMVPIRIENGATVAFGGRVLPGNAQGPKYLNSPEHPFFRKKEILFGLDQAGPAIEKKRRVLVVEGYFDVMALSEAGVEAVVAPLGTALTQAHLIHLSRLADEVVVVFDGDRAGQTAIARLADRFVLDSRISIRAFSLPEGKDPDEWIREVGRDFFLESIEKAIPLADFVVDLFDIQLKSADATTRNHLLESFYDLAKRIPDPEAIDHFLSRGASVFRINKDLLAQGLFREESLSPREIPRQNSRETSSNRHLMERNLVLELVRLWTDSLDPHPSDRLSPGDFDFLSSGSLLTFVRELWKNGKTNPETVRDMILKEPLLAEVWMQLPLDRETRPRRLEDLVFRVSRMSKRERLSAALK from the coding sequence CTGGAATCGGTTGATTACAGAGAATGGCGGGAAAAAGTCCGGCAGGCGAGTGATATCGTCCGGATCGTTGGCGACCGCATCCCTCTCAAAAAACGCGGCAAGGATTATGTGGGGCTTTGTCCGTTCCATGAGGAAAAAACACCCTCGTTTCATGTCGATTCGTCAAAGCAGCTTTTTTACTGCTTTGGATGTCAGGCTGGTGGAGACGTTTTCCGGTTCATTGAAAAGTTTGAGAGAAAGACGTTTGGGGAATCGGTCCGGTTTTTGGGTGATCAGGCGGGGATTCCGCTCCCTTCCGGAAACGGGCAGGATCGCCGGAAGGCGTGTTTCCAGATTTTTCGGGAAACGGAGTCGATTTATCGAAAGAGCCTTTCTTCTTCCGGAGCCGAACAGGCTCGGAAGTACCTTCATGAAACACGCCGGTTGAAACCTGTAACGATGGAGCGGTTCGGCCTCGGCTGGTCGATGCCGGGTTCCCTGTTAAAATCGATGGCACCGTCCAGGAAGAAGGAAGCCGAAGAATACGGCCTCCTGAAGCAAGGCCCCGGAGGGTCCAGGGAATTCTTTCGAAACCGCATCATGGTCCCGATCCGCATCGAAAATGGGGCAACGGTTGCCTTTGGAGGACGGGTCCTTCCCGGTAACGCGCAGGGTCCAAAATATCTGAATTCCCCGGAGCACCCTTTTTTTCGCAAGAAGGAAATTCTTTTCGGGCTCGATCAGGCAGGCCCTGCGATAGAAAAAAAAAGACGTGTTCTCGTTGTGGAAGGGTATTTTGATGTGATGGCGCTTTCGGAGGCGGGTGTGGAAGCGGTCGTCGCCCCTCTTGGAACAGCGTTGACACAGGCTCACCTTATCCATTTGTCGCGATTGGCCGATGAGGTAGTGGTCGTTTTTGACGGAGACAGGGCAGGACAAACTGCCATTGCCCGTCTTGCCGACCGCTTCGTTCTAGATTCCCGGATTTCGATTCGCGCCTTTTCCCTGCCGGAAGGAAAAGACCCGGATGAATGGATCAGGGAGGTGGGCCGGGATTTCTTTCTGGAAAGTATCGAGAAAGCCATTCCTCTTGCAGATTTCGTGGTGGATCTTTTCGATATCCAGCTTAAAAGCGCGGATGCGACAACGAGAAATCATCTTCTGGAATCTTTCTATGATCTGGCAAAACGGATTCCGGACCCGGAGGCAATTGACCACTTTTTGTCCCGCGGAGCATCTGTTTTTCGAATAAACAAGGATCTCCTCGCGCAGGGTCTTTTTCGTGAAGAATCGCTCTCTCCGCGTGAAATTCCCAGACAAAACAGTCGGGAGACGTCTTCGAACCGTCATTTGATGGAAAGGAATCTTGTTCTTGAGCTTGTCCGTCTCTGGACAGATTCTCTCGATCCTCATCCGTCTGATCGGCTTTCCCCTGGAGACTTCGATTTTCTGTCCTCCGGAAGCCTTTTGACTTTTGTCCGTGAACTCTGGAAAAACGGGAAGACAAATCCGGAGACTGTCCGGGATATGATTTTGAAAGAGCCTTTGTTGGCGGAAGTTTGGATGCAACTCCCCCTGGACAGGGAAACCCGTCCCAGAAGACTGGAAGATCTTGTTTTCCGGGTTTCCCGCATGTCGAAAAGGGAACGTTTATCCGCTGCCTTGAAGTGA
- the hisH gene encoding imidazole glycerol phosphate synthase subunit HisH: MNPQTCVIDYGMGNLFSVVKALEAAGHSPYLASSPSEARSAKRIVLPGVGAFGEGMRHLHERGFVPFLREWSGAGKPLLGICLGLQLLFEVGEEFGLHEGLGLFPGKIVPFSPDAGKVPHVGWNQVHFLDRHPLREQLPDTSEFYFVHSYHVWETPRENVIGETDYQKVFPSVVGKGATLGVQFHPEKSQDTGILILRNFGKVGHATLSGD, from the coding sequence ATGAATCCGCAAACGTGCGTTATTGATTATGGAATGGGAAATCTCTTTTCTGTTGTAAAAGCGCTGGAGGCAGCGGGACATTCTCCCTATCTGGCATCCTCCCCTTCCGAAGCCCGTTCGGCAAAACGGATCGTTTTGCCCGGGGTCGGAGCTTTCGGAGAAGGAATGCGCCATCTGCACGAACGCGGGTTTGTTCCTTTTCTTCGGGAATGGTCCGGGGCGGGGAAGCCGCTTCTCGGGATCTGTCTTGGCCTCCAGCTTCTTTTCGAGGTTGGGGAAGAGTTCGGTCTTCATGAAGGATTGGGGCTTTTTCCAGGGAAGATCGTTCCATTTTCTCCGGATGCGGGGAAGGTTCCCCATGTCGGATGGAATCAGGTCCACTTTCTGGACAGGCATCCTCTTCGCGAGCAGTTGCCGGACACGTCCGAGTTCTATTTTGTTCATTCCTATCATGTTTGGGAGACACCCAGGGAAAATGTGATCGGGGAAACAGACTATCAGAAGGTGTTTCCTTCTGTTGTGGGAAAAGGGGCCACGCTGGGGGTCCAGTTTCATCCCGAGAAGAGCCAGGATACGGGTATTCTGATTCTGCGGAACTTTGGAAAGGTTGGTCATGCAACTCTATCCGGCGATTGA
- a CDS encoding HU family DNA-binding protein, translated as MAKAAKATLTKSELIDTLHAKNGTLTKKAVSEVVDQVFSTITDHVAKGTAVNIVGFGKFHAVKRAARTGRNPATGAVIKIAATTTPRFAAGKAFKDSVARKK; from the coding sequence ATGGCAAAAGCGGCAAAAGCAACCCTCACAAAGTCTGAACTGATCGACACTTTGCATGCAAAAAATGGAACACTGACAAAGAAAGCGGTGTCCGAGGTGGTAGACCAGGTCTTTTCCACCATTACGGATCACGTCGCAAAAGGAACAGCCGTCAACATCGTCGGGTTCGGGAAATTTCATGCCGTCAAGCGTGCGGCTCGTACGGGCAGGAATCCCGCTACCGGTGCGGTCATAAAAATTGCGGCCACAACCACACCCCGCTTTGCCGCCGGAAAAGCATTCAAGGACTCCGTGGCCCGAAAGAAGTAG
- the hisA gene encoding 1-(5-phosphoribosyl)-5-[(5-phosphoribosylamino)methylideneamino]imidazole-4-carboxamide isomerase, with the protein MQLYPAIDIRNGKVVRLTQGRFDQETVYGEDPVRTALQFRERGVQHLHVVDLDGAREGVPVNRFLIREIVKAFRGFVQVGGGVRSKDIASFYYDAGVSRLILGTAAIKDPVFLGSMIEQHPDLFYVGIDVKDESLAVNGWLDLDTQDPLEVMVRMSELGVRGFVYTDIHRDGLLSGPNFARYETLRRTVRVPVIASGGVRDISDIARLREIGVDGAIVGKAIYTGEMDLTEALRLLGIAAGGSRSAP; encoded by the coding sequence ATGCAACTCTATCCGGCGATTGACATCCGGAATGGCAAAGTCGTTCGTCTGACACAAGGCCGTTTTGATCAGGAAACCGTTTACGGAGAAGATCCTGTCCGGACAGCACTCCAGTTTCGCGAAAGAGGCGTCCAGCATCTTCATGTCGTTGATCTGGACGGAGCCCGGGAAGGCGTTCCGGTCAACAGGTTCCTTATCCGGGAAATTGTCAAGGCGTTCAGGGGATTTGTGCAGGTGGGGGGAGGAGTCCGTTCGAAAGACATCGCGTCCTTCTATTACGACGCGGGAGTTTCCCGTCTGATTTTGGGAACAGCCGCCATCAAGGACCCTGTCTTTCTCGGGAGCATGATCGAACAACATCCGGACCTCTTTTATGTCGGAATCGATGTCAAAGATGAATCTCTGGCGGTCAATGGGTGGCTTGACCTGGACACGCAGGATCCCCTGGAAGTCATGGTGCGGATGTCGGAGCTCGGGGTCCGGGGATTTGTCTATACGGATATACATCGGGATGGATTACTGTCGGGACCAAACTTTGCCCGATACGAAACCCTGCGGAGAACGGTCCGGGTTCCCGTGATCGCCAGTGGTGGGGTTCGGGATATCTCCGACATTGCAAGACTTCGGGAAATCGGTGTGGACGGAGCAATCGTCGGAAAAGCGATTTACACAGGAGAGATGGATCTGACGGAAGCACTCCGTCTTCTCGGGATTGCAGCAGGAGGTTCCCGGAGTGCTCCTTAA
- a CDS encoding zinc ribbon domain-containing protein, with product MSEDHSVQGTLSLVYRLQTMDVEAFRLMADVQEATEMIQNASGRVADLEKQVEETSKEIAGLESRRKQIDLDLQDTERMLAEGKKRQKDLKHPRDIQAYLSEMEFRRDEKDRLEEEMLKNMELQDLKKKKLAEIEAERAREIEVLETLRKEKESEIRDREEKLAALDREKLEVEQGFPQDLLKTYTRLKTSHRNGIVVARLMEGACEACRMTLPPRTVTEVKKKQRIVTCQFCQRWLYLPDRGTEGEKVFQGSRAKGASSAP from the coding sequence TTGTCAGAGGACCACTCGGTCCAGGGAACTCTTTCCTTGGTGTACCGTTTACAGACGATGGATGTAGAAGCATTTCGCCTTATGGCTGATGTGCAGGAAGCAACCGAAATGATTCAAAACGCTTCCGGCCGTGTCGCCGATCTTGAGAAACAGGTCGAGGAAACATCAAAGGAAATCGCCGGCCTTGAATCCCGAAGAAAACAGATCGACCTCGATCTTCAGGATACAGAAAGGATGCTGGCAGAAGGAAAGAAAAGACAAAAGGATCTGAAGCATCCAAGGGATATTCAGGCATACCTCTCGGAGATGGAGTTTCGCAGAGACGAAAAAGATCGTCTGGAAGAGGAAATGCTCAAGAATATGGAACTCCAGGACCTGAAGAAGAAAAAGCTTGCCGAAATTGAAGCGGAACGGGCACGGGAAATTGAAGTGCTCGAAACGCTCCGGAAAGAAAAAGAAAGCGAAATTCGGGACCGGGAAGAAAAACTGGCAGCGCTGGATCGGGAAAAACTGGAAGTCGAGCAGGGTTTCCCCCAGGATCTTTTGAAAACCTATACCCGCCTTAAAACATCCCACCGGAATGGAATTGTCGTTGCACGACTGATGGAAGGGGCCTGTGAAGCCTGTCGGATGACGCTCCCTCCCCGGACCGTGACAGAGGTCAAGAAAAAACAGCGAATCGTGACCTGTCAATTCTGTCAGCGATGGCTTTACCTTCCGGATCGAGGAACGGAAGGAGAAAAGGTGTTTCAGGGATCCAGGGCCAAAGGAGCCTCGTCCGCCCCGTGA
- a CDS encoding histidine triad nucleotide-binding protein, translating into MTDQECIFCRILNGEIPSKKILEEADGVAILDVNPQAPFHALVLSRRHVGDMATLLKVDGGERVAGKLMRMAVNVARDAGLSPDGYRVVINTGNNGGQTVAHLHVHVLGGRQMVWPPG; encoded by the coding sequence GTGACAGACCAGGAGTGTATTTTTTGTCGAATCCTGAATGGGGAGATCCCTTCGAAAAAAATACTGGAAGAGGCGGATGGGGTAGCAATTCTCGATGTCAATCCCCAGGCTCCCTTTCATGCTCTTGTTCTATCCAGACGGCATGTCGGGGATATGGCAACTCTCCTGAAAGTGGATGGGGGTGAACGGGTGGCCGGGAAATTGATGAGGATGGCGGTGAACGTTGCGCGAGATGCCGGACTTTCACCGGATGGATATCGGGTTGTTATCAATACCGGGAACAACGGAGGCCAGACTGTGGCCCACCTTCATGTCCATGTCCTTGGTGGACGACAGATGGTCTGGCCCCCGGGATAA
- the rpoD gene encoding RNA polymerase sigma factor RpoD, which produces MSFPASGHSTGDRMSKSEKLNEMKDLISLGKERGYLTYDELNNVLPPEAIGSDQLDNLMSYFGDMNIDIVDDESREAGYGEMDSEEEEGFSDLESVRGVDSEEEDEGIDMTPGTLSRIDDPVRLYLKEMGAVPLLTREGEIAIAQRIEEGQKEVSGILFGMPLTVRSILSLREKFQTGQIGIREIVDVMEEETEDEPEEGDSAALRDAREQFVRQTDSLSELFLKLNAISEKWKDAQKNTSKKKILREQAKKIKTEIVELIMEMNLHRRQVELMIRQLHDVVSVLDESERTIDHSRRRLGANKEEILKAIALLKAGKDPGERYQDPEKLELLKNYQFALERVHEAEVAALLSSSEIRDSLSLLEAGEQKVREAKAELIKANLRLVVSIAKRYTNRGLQFLDLIQEGNIGLMKAVDKFEYKRGFKFSTYATWWIRQAITRAIADQARTIRIPVHMIETINKLIRTTRHLVQELGREPLPEELAKEMQMPVEKVRRVLKIAREPISLETPIGEEEDSHLGDFIEDKKSISPIDSAVRYDLVRKIGKALSSLTEREEKVIRLRFGVGESTDHTLEEVGQDFDVTRERIRQIEAKALRKLRHPSRSKHLKSFVDW; this is translated from the coding sequence ATGTCATTTCCGGCCAGCGGCCATTCAACGGGAGACCGAATGAGTAAAAGCGAAAAATTAAACGAGATGAAGGATTTGATCAGTCTCGGAAAAGAACGCGGATATTTGACTTATGATGAATTGAACAATGTTCTCCCCCCGGAAGCGATCGGCTCGGACCAGCTTGATAATCTGATGTCCTACTTTGGCGATATGAATATTGATATCGTCGATGACGAGTCGCGCGAAGCCGGTTATGGAGAAATGGATTCCGAGGAGGAAGAGGGATTTTCGGATCTCGAATCTGTTCGGGGAGTGGATAGCGAGGAAGAGGACGAAGGAATCGATATGACTCCGGGAACCCTCTCCCGGATTGATGATCCTGTGCGTCTTTACCTGAAGGAAATGGGGGCGGTTCCTCTCCTGACGCGAGAAGGGGAGATCGCCATTGCCCAGAGAATCGAAGAAGGACAAAAAGAGGTTTCCGGAATTCTTTTTGGAATGCCTCTGACAGTCCGGAGCATTCTTTCACTCAGGGAAAAGTTCCAGACGGGCCAGATCGGTATTCGCGAAATCGTGGATGTTATGGAAGAAGAGACGGAGGATGAGCCGGAAGAAGGGGATTCTGCTGCCCTGCGGGATGCCCGGGAACAGTTTGTCCGCCAGACAGACAGTCTTTCTGAGCTCTTCTTGAAGCTGAATGCCATTTCGGAAAAATGGAAGGATGCGCAAAAGAATACATCCAAAAAGAAAATCCTGCGCGAACAGGCAAAAAAGATCAAGACAGAGATCGTTGAACTGATTATGGAGATGAATCTCCATCGGAGACAGGTTGAACTCATGATTCGTCAGCTTCACGATGTTGTGAGTGTCCTGGACGAATCGGAAAGGACAATTGATCATTCTCGCCGGAGGCTGGGAGCGAACAAGGAAGAAATCCTGAAAGCCATCGCGCTTCTGAAGGCGGGGAAAGATCCCGGGGAGCGTTATCAGGATCCGGAAAAACTGGAGCTCCTGAAAAACTACCAGTTTGCGCTGGAGCGCGTTCACGAAGCGGAAGTCGCGGCCCTCCTTTCCTCTTCAGAAATCCGGGACAGCCTGAGTCTTTTGGAGGCGGGCGAGCAAAAAGTCCGTGAAGCCAAGGCCGAACTGATCAAGGCAAACCTTCGTCTGGTCGTTTCTATCGCCAAGCGTTATACGAACAGGGGGCTCCAGTTCCTCGACCTGATCCAGGAAGGGAACATCGGGTTGATGAAGGCGGTGGACAAGTTTGAGTATAAAAGAGGATTCAAGTTTTCAACCTATGCCACGTGGTGGATCCGGCAGGCTATCACGCGGGCGATTGCAGATCAGGCCCGGACAATCCGTATCCCTGTCCATATGATCGAAACGATTAACAAACTGATCAGGACGACCCGCCATCTTGTGCAGGAGCTGGGTCGTGAACCGTTGCCGGAAGAGCTGGCAAAAGAAATGCAAATGCCGGTGGAAAAAGTGCGTCGCGTCCTGAAGATAGCCCGGGAACCGATCTCCCTTGAGACGCCTATCGGGGAGGAAGAGGACAGTCATCTGGGAGATTTTATCGAGGACAAGAAGTCCATCTCCCCGATCGATTCGGCTGTCCGTTATGATCTGGTTCGAAAGATCGGAAAAGCGCTTTCTTCTCTGACGGAAAGGGAAGAGAAAGTGATCCGGTTGCGCTTTGGTGTGGGGGAGTCGACCGATCATACTCTGGAGGAAGTCGGTCAGGACTTTGATGTGACAAGAGAGCGTATTCGCCAGATCGAAGCAAAGGCCTTGAGGAAGCTGAGGCATCCAAGCCGCAGCAAGCACCTCAAAAGTTTTGTCGACTGGTAA
- the rpsU gene encoding 30S ribosomal protein S21, with translation MTGVRIKENESFESALKRFKKQCEKAGILSEIKKREHYEKPSVRRKKKALAARKKALKRARLASR, from the coding sequence ATGACGGGAGTACGCATCAAAGAGAACGAATCTTTTGAGAGTGCCTTGAAGCGTTTCAAGAAGCAATGTGAAAAAGCCGGTATTTTGTCTGAGATCAAAAAGCGGGAACATTACGAAAAGCCCAGTGTTCGAAGAAAGAAGAAAGCTCTTGCCGCACGGAAAAAAGCCCTCAAGCGCGCAAGGCTGGCCTCCCGTTGA
- the hisF gene encoding imidazole glycerol phosphate synthase subunit HisF: MLLKRIIPCLDMKAGRVVKGVRFGNLVDAGDPVSVARLYDRMEADEICLLDIGATLEERETLLSVVRKTAEAVFLPLTVGGGVRTLQDMRNLLLAGADKVSVNSSAISRPDLLAEGARLFGSQCIVLAVDVRKEGSTYRVYTRGGTEPTGLEALDWIERGVSLGAGEILLTSIDQDGTGMGYDTALIEAVSRRVRVPVIASGGAGSMEHFREAFRAGADAALAASLFHFGELSVPQLKRFLLERDVPVRPVRKAS, translated from the coding sequence GTGCTCCTTAAAAGGATCATCCCGTGTCTGGACATGAAAGCCGGGAGGGTTGTGAAAGGCGTCCGGTTCGGAAATCTCGTTGACGCGGGAGATCCCGTTTCGGTTGCCCGCCTTTACGACCGGATGGAAGCGGATGAAATCTGTCTTCTGGATATTGGCGCAACACTGGAGGAGAGGGAAACGCTTCTTTCGGTTGTTCGAAAAACCGCGGAAGCTGTCTTCCTTCCCCTCACGGTGGGAGGAGGGGTGAGAACCCTTCAGGACATGAGAAATCTTCTTCTGGCAGGTGCGGATAAAGTGTCTGTCAACTCCTCGGCCATTTCCCGTCCGGATCTTTTGGCGGAGGGTGCCCGTCTGTTTGGAAGCCAGTGCATTGTTCTGGCCGTTGATGTTCGCAAGGAGGGTTCAACCTATCGTGTCTACACGCGGGGGGGAACGGAGCCAACAGGCCTGGAGGCCCTGGACTGGATTGAGCGAGGAGTTTCTCTGGGAGCGGGAGAAATCCTGTTGACCTCGATTGATCAGGACGGAACAGGCATGGGATATGACACGGCCCTCATTGAAGCCGTCTCCAGACGGGTGCGTGTTCCCGTCATCGCATCCGGAGGTGCGGGGTCGATGGAACATTTTCGGGAGGCTTTTCGAGCCGGGGCCGACGCAGCCCTTGCCGCAAGCCTCTTTCATTTCGGGGAACTTTCCGTTCCGCAGCTGAAGAGATTCCTTCTCGAAAGAGATGTGCCTGTGCGTCCCGTGAGAAAAGCTTCATGA
- a CDS encoding GatB/YqeY domain-containing protein has protein sequence MTDLINPEGSSSQLLSRLREDQKECMRSGNKERLSILRMALSSIRNAEIEKGKGATLSDPEVIAVLSGMVRKLDESVDQFEKGGRPDLAEKESRERQILKEYLPRPLDEAELDRLVDEAVQSTGAKSPRDMGSVMKWLGPRTSGRADNRLVSQKVKARLGEQNG, from the coding sequence TTGACAGATTTGATCAATCCGGAAGGCAGCAGCTCCCAGCTTCTCTCCCGGTTGCGGGAGGACCAAAAGGAGTGTATGCGTTCCGGAAATAAAGAGAGGCTTTCGATTCTTCGAATGGCGCTTTCCTCAATTCGCAATGCCGAGATCGAGAAAGGCAAGGGGGCAACCCTCTCGGACCCGGAAGTGATTGCCGTTCTGTCCGGGATGGTCCGAAAACTCGATGAGTCCGTTGATCAGTTCGAAAAAGGCGGAAGACCTGATCTTGCGGAAAAAGAGAGCAGGGAAAGACAGATTCTGAAAGAGTATCTTCCTCGTCCATTGGATGAGGCGGAGCTGGACAGGCTGGTGGACGAAGCGGTCCAGTCAACGGGAGCAAAGTCTCCCCGGGATATGGGCTCTGTCATGAAGTGGTTGGGGCCCCGGACTTCGGGACGGGCGGACAACAGGCTCGTCAGTCAGAAAGTCAAAGCCAGACTGGGAGAGCAAAACGGCTGA
- the hisB gene encoding imidazoleglycerol-phosphate dehydratase HisB, protein MNGDSRGQTEKSLLRAAAVERKTRETFIRGSLVVDGTGQSRVLTGIPFLDHMIDQLSRHGLFDITLEVKGDLEIDLHHSVEDAGLVLGELFDQALGNREGIHRFGQARVPLDETLAEVVVDLSGRPYLVHDFPFERGERIGSFDPDLIQDFLQAWVSKSRTTLHTRVIYGRNLHHKAEALFKSLARALREATTPDPRRHGVPSTKGTLKA, encoded by the coding sequence ATGAACGGGGACAGTCGGGGGCAGACAGAAAAGTCGCTTTTGCGTGCGGCGGCTGTAGAACGGAAAACAAGAGAAACATTCATCCGGGGCTCCCTGGTTGTGGACGGAACCGGTCAATCCCGGGTCCTGACAGGGATCCCCTTTCTCGACCATATGATTGATCAGCTTTCCAGGCACGGATTGTTTGATATCACTCTTGAGGTCAAGGGTGACCTGGAGATCGACCTGCATCATTCGGTGGAAGATGCCGGTCTGGTGCTCGGTGAATTGTTTGATCAGGCCCTGGGAAACAGGGAAGGGATTCACCGATTTGGCCAGGCCCGGGTTCCGCTCGATGAAACACTGGCGGAAGTGGTGGTCGACCTTTCGGGAAGGCCCTATCTTGTGCACGACTTTCCCTTCGAGCGCGGAGAGCGTATCGGTTCCTTCGATCCCGACCTGATCCAGGATTTTCTGCAGGCCTGGGTGTCGAAAAGCCGAACAACGCTCCATACGCGGGTGATCTATGGGCGGAATCTTCATCACAAGGCCGAAGCCCTCTTCAAGTCTTTGGCACGGGCTCTTCGGGAGGCAACGACCCCGGATCCCCGGAGACATGGGGTTCCCTCCACAAAAGGAACCCTCAAGGCATGA